A single region of the Psychrobacter alimentarius genome encodes:
- the rarD gene encoding EamA family transporter RarD, producing the protein MLTTNQTSQGTITAVAANFLYSLLFLFGLLLQPLSGTQVASWRVLTMFFSLVLLVSVLKQWQHIFDYLKTLKGTKEWLLFILPTPILGAQIWIFMWAPVNGLGLEVTLGYFLYPMIMIVVGRFFYNEDMSLLQWAAIICAGFGIAYDIFQYGAISWATLFVCLGYPPYYLLRRKLAVPPITGLISDLVLLLPVVLVALYFNGGFEIAIASDKLWYLLPLLGVISTAAMSLTMVASQKLPVSLFGTLCYLEPIFLFIFSIAILDRNLHDGGSMLMYSMIFIALLIMIADSALGYLARKRDDRLHGYNEPQVGSFPPRRRLKNRRIKGVLIAHRFRKIKKYQQKIDKMTRKIEALHLE; encoded by the coding sequence ATGCTGACTACTAACCAAACCTCGCAGGGTACAATCACTGCTGTGGCTGCAAACTTTTTATACTCTTTGCTGTTCCTATTTGGTTTGCTACTGCAACCGTTATCAGGTACGCAAGTGGCTTCTTGGCGCGTACTGACGATGTTTTTTAGTCTGGTACTACTAGTCAGTGTGCTCAAACAATGGCAGCATATTTTTGATTATTTAAAAACATTGAAGGGCACAAAAGAGTGGTTGTTATTTATATTACCAACCCCAATTTTGGGCGCACAAATTTGGATATTTATGTGGGCACCCGTTAATGGCTTGGGGCTTGAGGTAACATTGGGTTATTTTTTATATCCGATGATCATGATCGTCGTTGGTCGATTTTTTTATAATGAAGATATGAGCTTACTTCAATGGGCGGCCATTATATGTGCAGGTTTCGGTATTGCTTATGATATTTTCCAATATGGCGCGATCTCTTGGGCGACTTTGTTTGTCTGTTTGGGTTATCCGCCTTACTATCTACTGCGTCGCAAGCTGGCAGTGCCGCCAATCACAGGCTTGATTTCTGATCTTGTATTGTTGTTGCCCGTTGTGTTAGTTGCGCTGTATTTTAACGGCGGTTTTGAAATAGCCATCGCAAGCGACAAGCTTTGGTATCTACTGCCACTATTGGGCGTTATCAGCACCGCTGCGATGTCCTTAACCATGGTGGCAAGCCAAAAGTTACCAGTCTCACTATTTGGGACTTTGTGCTACCTTGAACCGATATTTTTATTTATATTTTCGATTGCGATTTTGGATCGTAATTTACATGATGGTGGATCTATGCTGATGTATAGCATGATCTTTATTGCACTGCTTATTATGATTGCTGATAGCGCTCTTGGCTATCTGGCGCGAAAACGTGATGACCGCTTACATGGTTATAATGAGCCACAAGTAGGCAGTTTTCCGCCGCGTCGTCGTCTCAAAAATCGCCGTATCAAAGGTGTGCTAATCGCGCACCGATTCCGCAAAATAAAAAAATATCAGCAAAAAATAGATAAAATGACCCGTAAAATTGAAGCGTTACATTTAGAATAA
- a CDS encoding methyltransferase domain-containing protein has product MQTIPQDTKNADNPLLESATISTQQTLEQQDARTDRNFDTIADHFEKKVYGGLKGEIRLAVLRRDIFEYSAKMSEKLGRPLRILDVGAGLAQISIELATQGHSLVINDISANMLEKAKVSAAQIDKALDITWYVCPYQDLEDKLNKDKSSNGAKFDLILSHALLEWLAEPAMVMNFFDRQLANHGAISLCFYNPASFDYRNLIMGNFNLLDNTDYKADNKKSLTPNHPVAKEEVDAWLAAHHYQTVLTSGLRVFHDYAPLKRGGHNHPDAVVRMELRYSQLEPYKWLGRYLHVMATR; this is encoded by the coding sequence ATGCAAACAATACCTCAAGACACAAAAAATGCTGATAATCCATTATTAGAATCAGCAACTATATCGACGCAGCAAACGTTAGAGCAACAAGACGCACGTACAGATCGCAATTTTGATACGATTGCTGATCATTTTGAAAAAAAAGTCTATGGTGGTCTAAAGGGCGAGATTCGACTGGCTGTGTTGCGTCGTGATATTTTTGAATATAGTGCAAAGATGAGCGAAAAGCTTGGACGGCCTTTGCGTATTCTCGATGTGGGCGCAGGACTGGCACAGATTTCGATCGAGCTTGCCACGCAAGGCCATAGCCTAGTCATCAATGACATCTCAGCCAATATGCTTGAAAAGGCGAAAGTGAGCGCGGCGCAAATAGATAAAGCGTTGGATATAACGTGGTATGTTTGCCCGTATCAAGACCTTGAAGACAAGCTAAATAAGGATAAAAGCTCAAATGGCGCTAAGTTTGATTTGATCCTGTCACACGCGTTATTAGAATGGTTGGCAGAACCTGCGATGGTTATGAATTTCTTTGATCGACAATTAGCCAATCATGGGGCGATATCTTTATGCTTCTATAATCCCGCCAGCTTCGATTATCGTAACCTCATCATGGGTAACTTTAACTTACTCGATAACACGGACTATAAGGCCGACAACAAAAAAAGCTTAACGCCCAATCATCCCGTTGCCAAAGAAGAAGTCGATGCTTGGCTGGCAGCCCATCATTATCAAACCGTACTGACCAGTGGCTTGCGCGTGTTTCATGATTATGCGCCCCTCAAACGTGGTGGTCATAATCACCCAGATGCCGTCGTACGGATGGAGCTGCGTTACTCACAACTAGAACCTTATAAATGGCTAGGACGCTACTTACATGTCATGGCAACTCGGTAA
- a CDS encoding alpha/beta hydrolase family protein, with product MIKSKSATRLAPAVNTQLSTSIITKQPKMSRCLLSVAITSSLLLVGCGDDDNDRVVSYDTTVETINAFSTDQIDNGFGLGNTATPDAKCDIKIEKINYPTVGAAGERTNATAALMLPSGDSADCQGDRPILLYAHGTTTDKDYDFSQVANTQNPAVAEATLIAANFAAQGYIVVAPNYAGYDDSNLEYHPYLVAEQQATDMADALEGARTIIDRQQRVNDTDYTSIDDSGKLFISGYSQGGHVAMATARLLEQQNEPVTAIAPSSGPYALAAFGDAIFAGNVNIGATRFAPLLAVGLDKKYKNIYSNTSDIFSAQYANTQLPSMQTFGELVNAGKLPDNALFQSKPTNNTILDQLPTSNLPFAFLGFDDDKYLIKTDFRAAYVGDALQNPDSLIASTGVLPAANPQNNLRKALKDNDLRGYVPKMPALLCGGNQDPTVFYDINTGSMTAIIQQAGAASGANLNVTVLDVDTRGNRGAVTPIGSAMSNPWMSTSIIDNIQGRFSATLTAVQNKAIADAQAAGVTDPTVLAQAAGAAVLASYHGGLVSAACTQATREFFDQEFTAS from the coding sequence ATGATAAAATCCAAATCTGCCACTCGCCTCGCACCAGCTGTTAATACTCAGCTCTCAACTTCTATTATTACGAAACAACCAAAAATGTCACGCTGCTTGTTGTCTGTCGCCATCACCAGTAGTTTACTGCTGGTAGGCTGCGGGGATGATGACAACGACAGAGTTGTCTCCTATGACACGACAGTTGAAACCATCAATGCATTTAGTACCGATCAAATTGATAATGGATTTGGTCTAGGAAATACCGCAACGCCTGATGCCAAATGCGACATTAAAATTGAAAAAATCAATTATCCAACGGTAGGTGCAGCGGGCGAGCGTACCAATGCAACTGCCGCACTGATGCTACCAAGTGGTGATAGCGCGGACTGCCAAGGTGATCGACCCATACTGCTTTATGCACATGGCACCACCACCGATAAAGACTATGACTTCAGTCAAGTGGCGAATACCCAAAACCCAGCGGTGGCTGAAGCCACATTGATAGCCGCGAATTTTGCTGCACAAGGTTATATTGTGGTGGCACCAAACTATGCCGGTTACGATGATTCTAATCTAGAGTATCATCCGTATCTGGTGGCAGAGCAGCAAGCTACTGACATGGCGGATGCATTAGAGGGTGCGCGTACGATTATTGATAGACAACAACGCGTCAATGATACGGACTACACCAGTATTGATGACTCTGGCAAACTGTTTATCAGCGGATACTCACAAGGTGGCCACGTTGCCATGGCAACCGCCCGTCTTCTAGAACAACAAAACGAGCCAGTGACGGCAATTGCGCCTTCATCAGGCCCTTATGCATTAGCCGCATTTGGTGATGCGATTTTTGCGGGCAATGTCAATATTGGTGCGACCCGTTTTGCACCGTTATTGGCAGTAGGTTTGGATAAAAAGTATAAAAATATCTATAGCAACACATCAGATATTTTCTCGGCGCAGTATGCCAATACTCAGCTACCAAGTATGCAAACGTTTGGCGAGTTGGTAAACGCTGGCAAGTTACCTGATAACGCGCTTTTTCAATCAAAACCTACCAATAATACGATTCTCGATCAACTCCCAACCAGCAATTTGCCTTTTGCTTTCTTAGGGTTCGACGATGATAAATATCTGATAAAAACAGACTTCCGTGCCGCTTACGTTGGCGATGCCTTGCAAAATCCAGACAGCCTAATAGCTAGTACAGGAGTATTGCCAGCCGCTAATCCACAAAACAATTTGCGCAAAGCGCTAAAAGACAATGACCTTCGCGGCTATGTGCCTAAAATGCCAGCCCTATTGTGCGGTGGTAACCAAGACCCAACCGTTTTTTATGATATAAACACAGGATCAATGACGGCCATCATACAACAAGCAGGAGCAGCGTCAGGCGCCAATCTGAATGTCACAGTATTGGATGTCGATACCAGAGGCAATCGCGGCGCAGTAACACCAATTGGTAGTGCTATGAGCAACCCATGGATGTCCACGTCCATCATTGACAACATTCAAGGCAGATTTTCTGCAACTTTGACAGCTGTTCAAAACAAAGCTATCGCAGATGCTCAAGCGGCAGGAGTAACTGATCCGACGGTATTGGCTCAAGCAGCAGGCGCCGCTGTATTGGCCAGCTATCACGGTGGCTTAGTCAGTGCAGCCTGTACCCAAGCGACACGCGAATTCTTTGATCAGGAATTCACAGCCAGTTAA
- the rarD gene encoding EamA family transporter RarD has product MFTTNQTFQGTVASVSSSVLFSMMFLFGLFMLPLTGTQVASWRVLMMLLSLVILLSLTKQWQHVFDYVKTLKTAKEWLIFILPAPILGGQIWLFMWAPVNGFGLDVTLGYFLLPLMMIVIGRFFYQEYMSALQWIAALCAALGIGYDIVQYGSVSWVTLFVCLGYPPYYLLRRTLSVPPITGLLFDLTLLTPVVLAMLYMSGGFSVAAQNMKFWYLLPLLGSFSALAMSLTMMASNKLPVSLFGALSYIEPMLLFVFSITILSQSLDEGGSLFMYGMITLALLVMIIDSAIGYVVRRRDNHLHGYREPQVGGFPPRRHYINQRIDGALKAHRFRKIRRYRKKINKIQQKLNNSI; this is encoded by the coding sequence ATGTTCACAACCAATCAAACCTTTCAAGGAACTGTCGCCTCGGTATCATCGAGCGTTTTGTTTTCGATGATGTTTTTGTTTGGACTGTTTATGCTGCCTTTAACAGGTACGCAGGTAGCATCATGGCGCGTGCTTATGATGCTGCTCAGTTTGGTCATATTGCTGAGTTTAACCAAACAGTGGCAGCACGTCTTCGATTATGTAAAAACACTAAAGACAGCAAAAGAATGGCTGATATTCATATTACCTGCACCAATTTTGGGTGGGCAAATTTGGTTATTTATGTGGGCACCTGTAAATGGCTTTGGTCTCGATGTCACTTTGGGATATTTTCTGTTACCACTCATGATGATAGTGATCGGTCGCTTTTTTTATCAAGAGTATATGAGCGCATTGCAGTGGATAGCGGCACTATGTGCAGCATTAGGCATTGGTTATGATATTGTTCAATATGGGTCGGTATCTTGGGTGACGTTGTTTGTTTGTTTGGGATATCCGCCTTATTATCTCCTGCGGCGCACGCTTTCTGTTCCGCCCATTACTGGTCTCCTATTTGATTTGACATTGCTAACACCAGTGGTACTCGCCATGCTTTATATGAGTGGTGGTTTTAGTGTGGCGGCGCAAAATATGAAGTTTTGGTACCTATTGCCACTACTTGGCTCCTTTAGTGCGCTTGCAATGTCTCTAACAATGATGGCGAGTAATAAGCTGCCTGTTTCATTATTTGGGGCTTTGAGCTATATAGAGCCGATGCTGTTATTTGTGTTCTCTATCACCATTTTGAGTCAAAGCCTTGATGAAGGCGGATCGCTCTTTATGTACGGCATGATTACGCTCGCGCTTTTGGTTATGATAATTGATAGTGCAATAGGATATGTGGTTCGTCGCCGTGACAATCATTTGCATGGCTATAGAGAGCCACAAGTGGGCGGGTTTCCGCCGCGTCGTCACTATATCAATCAACGAATCGATGGTGCACTAAAAGCGCATCGTTTTCGCAAAATTCGTCGTTATCGAAAGAAGATAAATAAGATACAGCAGAAATTAAATAATTCTATTTAA
- a CDS encoding ABC transporter ATP-binding protein, which produces MKDSTDLKSINTSSVSDTKPYFSVQDLVVGYDDTIVVNGLSFILQQGEIGCFLGYSGCGKTTALRAIAGLEPSRGGSIHLSNQCLTDQTASNALTVAPAKRGMGMVFQDYALFGHLSVAKNIAFGLNKWSAADKKARVVEMLSLVELTEHADKRPHELSGGQQQRVALARALAPKPKLLLLDEPFSNLDVVLRESLAMSVRDILKRTNTTAILVTHDQNEAFALADKVGVMDKGKLVQWATPSELYHEPISPFVAEFVGEGAMIDGIIKDGRIETALGNIYRRMEVYDELGQPQYCAYDYPNGTPIKVLVRPDDIIHDDESTRTALVIGRVFRGANYLYRLQLDDGQTVLSLVASHHNHAIGSHIGILPLLEHVVVFDEKEINATTWSESDKSKRVEEIR; this is translated from the coding sequence ATGAAAGATTCAACAGATCTCAAATCAATAAACACCAGCTCAGTGAGTGACACTAAGCCTTATTTTAGCGTGCAAGATTTGGTGGTTGGCTATGACGATACGATAGTCGTCAATGGATTGTCTTTCATTCTGCAACAAGGCGAGATTGGCTGTTTTTTGGGATACAGTGGATGCGGTAAAACTACGGCATTACGTGCCATTGCAGGATTGGAGCCGAGTCGCGGCGGTAGCATTCATCTAAGCAATCAGTGTTTAACTGACCAAACGGCTAGTAACGCATTGACCGTAGCGCCAGCCAAACGTGGCATGGGTATGGTGTTTCAAGACTATGCACTTTTCGGTCATCTAAGCGTCGCAAAAAACATCGCTTTTGGGCTGAATAAATGGTCTGCGGCCGACAAAAAAGCCCGCGTGGTTGAGATGCTAAGCTTAGTCGAATTGACCGAACATGCTGACAAACGTCCTCATGAGCTTTCAGGTGGACAGCAACAGCGCGTAGCATTAGCACGAGCATTGGCACCTAAGCCTAAGTTGTTGTTGCTGGATGAGCCATTTTCGAATTTGGATGTGGTATTGCGTGAGTCGTTGGCAATGAGTGTCCGTGACATTCTCAAACGCACCAATACTACTGCTATCTTAGTGACTCATGATCAAAACGAAGCTTTTGCGCTGGCAGATAAAGTTGGGGTGATGGATAAGGGTAAGCTTGTGCAATGGGCAACCCCAAGCGAGTTGTACCATGAGCCAATCAGTCCTTTTGTTGCCGAGTTTGTAGGCGAAGGCGCAATGATAGATGGCATCATAAAAGACGGCCGCATCGAAACCGCCTTGGGGAATATTTATCGACGCATGGAAGTTTATGACGAATTAGGGCAGCCGCAATACTGCGCGTATGATTATCCCAACGGCACGCCGATTAAAGTGCTGGTGCGTCCTGATGATATCATTCATGATGATGAGAGTACGCGAACAGCATTGGTGATTGGGCGCGTGTTTCGCGGTGCCAACTATTTGTATCGCTTACAGCTTGATGATGGGCAGACAGTGTTATCTTTGGTCGCCAGTCACCATAATCATGCGATAGGCTCGCACATTGGTATTTTACCCTTGTTAGAGCATGTCGTGGTATTTGATGAAAAAGAGATCAATGCCACGACGTGGTCAGAATCTGATAAATCAAAAAGAGTGGAAGAGATTAGATAA
- a CDS encoding ABC transporter permease, translated as MSTTPNASVRQAGTVDDRLSQPQVASQDHTLFKRFLSKSVLGLISLFMLIPILIVLLSWTQPVADIWSHMAEYVLPEVLKNTAILLSMVIAISGIIGTTLAWITSMYRFPGQRFFSWALMLPLAIPAYVLAFVTIGIVDFSGPLQTGLRDFGIDTAIPSVRNIWGAGLVLSLAFYPYVYLLARQAFLSQGRRAIEAGQMLGLGRGQVFFKLALPQALPWIVGGLLLASMETLADFGAVSIFNVDTFTTAIYKAWFGFFSLTTAAQLAALLIGVVFIVVLFEQYWQAKRGRSVTQGNSQRFETTTLAKWGMTLLCMLVFAVAFFIPFLQLIYWTALNFRQDFDARYIDFVTNSFMIASMTTLFIAVLAIIMAWIKRQYPDKLTKLMTTLANLGYVVPGTVLAVGIFIPIAWLDNQMIASGIISKQVLSGSVIVMLLALSTRFMTVSFQPVDRQLQRLTVNQEAAAKLLSDSAYQRWRQVVLPVLSPGVLTALLMGFVEVMKEMPITLMTRRQGWDTLAVRVFEMTSEGMWGRAALPSLLIVLVGLLPVWILLRQSDKQH; from the coding sequence ATGAGCACAACGCCAAACGCGTCTGTTCGTCAAGCTGGTACAGTTGATGATCGTCTTAGTCAGCCGCAGGTTGCCAGTCAAGACCATACACTCTTTAAACGTTTTCTTTCAAAATCAGTCTTAGGACTGATTTCGTTGTTTATGCTCATCCCAATTTTAATCGTGTTGTTGTCATGGACTCAGCCGGTCGCTGACATTTGGTCGCACATGGCAGAATATGTGCTACCAGAAGTACTCAAAAATACGGCAATTTTATTGTCGATGGTGATAGCCATTTCTGGCATCATTGGTACCACGCTTGCTTGGATTACCAGCATGTACCGCTTCCCTGGACAGCGGTTTTTTTCGTGGGCATTGATGTTGCCGTTGGCCATTCCTGCTTATGTATTGGCGTTTGTGACGATCGGCATTGTTGATTTTAGTGGGCCATTGCAGACCGGTTTGCGGGATTTTGGCATTGATACAGCGATTCCATCAGTACGTAATATCTGGGGCGCAGGTCTAGTTCTATCATTGGCATTCTATCCTTATGTTTATTTGTTGGCGCGCCAAGCTTTTTTATCGCAAGGTCGGCGTGCGATTGAAGCAGGACAGATGCTTGGTTTAGGCCGAGGGCAGGTGTTTTTTAAACTGGCATTGCCACAAGCACTGCCATGGATCGTTGGTGGATTATTGCTGGCAAGTATGGAAACCTTGGCAGATTTCGGTGCAGTATCAATATTTAATGTCGATACCTTTACGACCGCAATTTATAAAGCGTGGTTTGGGTTTTTTAGTTTAACGACGGCAGCACAGTTAGCGGCGTTGCTAATTGGGGTAGTCTTCATCGTGGTTTTGTTTGAGCAGTACTGGCAAGCAAAGCGCGGACGTTCGGTGACTCAAGGCAATAGTCAACGTTTTGAAACCACTACGCTTGCCAAATGGGGCATGACGCTGCTATGTATGCTCGTATTTGCAGTGGCATTTTTCATCCCATTTTTACAGCTGATCTATTGGACGGCATTGAATTTCAGGCAAGACTTTGATGCGCGTTATATCGATTTTGTGACCAATAGCTTTATGATTGCTAGCATGACTACGCTCTTTATTGCTGTTTTGGCGATTATTATGGCGTGGATTAAGCGGCAGTATCCTGATAAATTGACCAAGCTGATGACCACGCTGGCCAATTTAGGTTACGTGGTGCCCGGGACGGTATTGGCAGTGGGTATATTTATTCCGATTGCTTGGCTAGACAATCAAATGATTGCTTCTGGAATAATCTCAAAACAAGTGCTATCAGGTAGTGTGATTGTAATGCTACTTGCCTTATCTACACGCTTTATGACAGTCAGCTTTCAGCCAGTAGATCGGCAATTACAGCGCTTGACAGTCAATCAAGAAGCGGCGGCCAAGTTACTTAGTGATAGCGCATATCAGCGCTGGCGACAAGTGGTGTTACCGGTGCTGAGCCCAGGAGTGTTGACAGCATTATTGATGGGTTTTGTCGAAGTCATGAAAGAGATGCCAATTACGTTAATGACACGGCGACAAGGCTGGGATACGCTTGCAGTACGGGTATTTGAGATGACCAGTGAAGGCATGTGGGGACGCGCGGCATTGCCCAGCCTATTGATTGTACTGGTTGGACTGTTGCCTGTTTGGATATTATTGCGTCAAAGCGACAAGCAGCATTAA
- the gyrA gene encoding DNA gyrase subunit A, with protein MSESVSPIGIVDELKQSYLDYAMSVIVSRALPDVRDGFKPVHRRVMYAMHVLSNDYNKPYKKSARVVGDVIGKYHPHGDSAVYDAIVRMAQDFSLRYPMVDGQGNFGSIDDDPPAAMRYTEVRMTKLTHQMLADLDKDTVDWEDNYDGSERMPSVMPARIPNLLVNGATGIAVGMATNMAPHNLTEVINACLAYAQNPQVSAEELMSHISGPDFPTGGIIYGRAGILDAYRTGKGRLHIRGRYHIEPMSDTGVNRDRERIVFTEVPYQANKAKLIERIAELVRDKKIEGISEIRDESDKDGMRIAIDLRRGETAEVIVNNLFLQTPLESSFSINMVALDNGQPKVLTLRQLIAAFVRHRQEVVTRRTIYELNKARVRGHLLEGLTVALANIDEIIATIKASANRGLARESLLNNTWGSGSVVAMLNAAGSQSVRPDFIEGEDPKAPFGLIDGESDGEQRYRLSLEQVNAILDMQLHRLTGLEQDKLTEEYQDLLREIAHLESILGDFDKLMTIISNEMIEIRDNFGDERRTDIIDSRTDFNREDLIPEQTVVMTVSRTGYAKTQPIDDYVAQKRGGKGKSATAMKEDDVIDHLVVTSTHATVLCFTDSGRVFSLRGFEVPIASRGARGRPLVNLIGLNGDETVTTILPIPKIVEDLSAKNDVSLTSDDDESLEGSNEAVPPFVFFATANGTVKRVELKQFANIRSNGLIAVGLEDGDKLVSARITNGSQEVMLFASSGKAIRFDENDARAMGRTAKGVRGMRLADDEFIKSLVVIEDDVREILIACENGFGKRTFIDEFNTQNRGGGGVIAIKTSERNGALVRATKVEPEDDIILISDKGTLVRTPVEHVASSGRNTQGVTLIRLSKDEKLVAMARVENEENANELIDAMREDGTFEVEGQEQQDIDTVTGDSATTDVNDAIDIANDYSLNDDSADDDK; from the coding sequence ATGAGCGAATCGGTCAGTCCTATTGGCATTGTAGATGAACTAAAACAATCCTATTTGGATTATGCGATGAGCGTGATCGTCTCGCGTGCACTACCTGATGTGCGTGATGGGTTCAAACCTGTACATCGCCGCGTCATGTACGCTATGCATGTGCTATCTAACGATTACAACAAACCTTACAAAAAATCTGCACGTGTGGTCGGTGATGTTATCGGTAAATACCATCCACATGGCGATAGTGCGGTATACGATGCGATTGTGCGGATGGCACAGGATTTTAGCTTGCGTTATCCGATGGTCGATGGTCAAGGTAACTTTGGTTCGATCGATGATGATCCACCGGCAGCGATGCGTTATACCGAAGTACGTATGACCAAGTTGACCCACCAAATGCTGGCTGATTTGGACAAAGACACGGTCGATTGGGAAGACAACTACGATGGATCTGAGCGCATGCCAAGCGTGATGCCAGCACGTATTCCCAACCTATTGGTGAATGGTGCGACAGGTATTGCTGTCGGTATGGCCACCAACATGGCACCGCACAACTTGACCGAAGTCATCAATGCATGTTTGGCCTATGCCCAAAATCCGCAGGTTTCAGCCGAAGAGCTGATGTCCCATATCTCAGGTCCTGATTTCCCCACAGGCGGCATTATCTATGGTCGCGCAGGTATCTTAGATGCTTATCGTACGGGTAAAGGCCGCTTGCACATACGGGGGCGTTATCATATTGAACCTATGAGTGATACGGGTGTCAACCGTGACCGTGAGCGTATTGTATTCACCGAAGTGCCTTACCAAGCCAACAAAGCCAAGCTGATTGAGCGTATTGCAGAGCTTGTCCGTGATAAAAAAATCGAAGGCATCAGTGAGATTCGTGATGAGTCTGATAAAGACGGCATGCGTATCGCTATCGACTTGCGTCGTGGTGAGACAGCAGAAGTTATCGTCAATAACTTGTTTTTGCAAACCCCGCTTGAGTCTAGCTTCAGTATCAATATGGTGGCACTGGATAATGGTCAGCCAAAAGTATTGACCTTGCGTCAGCTGATTGCTGCGTTTGTGCGTCATCGTCAAGAAGTCGTGACACGTCGTACCATTTACGAGTTAAACAAAGCACGTGTACGTGGGCACCTGCTCGAAGGTTTGACGGTTGCACTTGCGAATATCGATGAGATTATTGCAACCATCAAAGCGTCTGCAAACCGTGGATTGGCGCGCGAAAGCTTATTGAATAACACGTGGGGCTCAGGTAGCGTCGTTGCGATGCTAAACGCTGCCGGTAGTCAGTCAGTGCGTCCTGATTTCATCGAAGGCGAAGATCCTAAAGCGCCATTCGGTTTGATTGATGGCGAAAGCGATGGTGAGCAGCGTTATCGCTTATCACTTGAGCAGGTCAATGCAATTTTAGACATGCAACTGCATCGCCTAACAGGTCTTGAGCAAGATAAGTTGACCGAAGAATATCAAGACTTGCTGCGCGAAATTGCGCATTTAGAGTCTATTCTTGGAGATTTTGACAAGCTAATGACCATTATCTCTAATGAGATGATTGAGATTCGTGACAATTTTGGCGATGAGCGTCGTACGGACATTATCGATTCACGTACTGATTTTAACCGTGAAGACCTGATTCCTGAACAAACTGTGGTCATGACTGTTTCTCGTACTGGCTATGCCAAAACTCAGCCGATTGATGATTATGTGGCACAAAAACGTGGCGGCAAAGGCAAGTCTGCAACTGCGATGAAAGAAGACGATGTCATCGATCATTTGGTTGTGACATCCACGCATGCGACGGTATTGTGCTTTACGGATAGTGGACGCGTCTTTAGTTTGCGTGGCTTTGAAGTACCCATTGCCAGTCGCGGCGCTCGTGGTCGTCCATTGGTCAATCTTATCGGTCTGAATGGTGACGAGACGGTGACGACCATACTACCGATTCCAAAAATAGTAGAGGATCTTTCTGCGAAAAATGACGTGTCTTTAACTAGTGACGATGATGAGTCATTAGAAGGCAGCAATGAAGCAGTTCCACCTTTTGTCTTCTTTGCAACTGCTAATGGTACAGTCAAACGAGTTGAGCTTAAGCAGTTTGCCAATATCCGTTCAAATGGTTTGATTGCTGTTGGTTTAGAAGATGGTGATAAATTGGTCAGTGCTCGCATCACTAATGGTAGCCAAGAAGTCATGCTGTTTGCCTCAAGTGGCAAAGCCATTCGTTTTGATGAAAATGATGCTCGTGCAATGGGTCGTACCGCAAAAGGTGTACGTGGTATGCGTTTGGCAGATGATGAATTTATCAAATCATTGGTTGTCATCGAAGATGATGTGCGCGAGATATTGATTGCTTGTGAAAATGGCTTTGGTAAGCGTACCTTTATCGATGAGTTCAATACCCAAAATCGTGGCGGTGGCGGTGTGATCGCTATTAAAACCAGTGAGCGTAATGGTGCCTTAGTTCGTGCGACCAAAGTTGAGCCTGAAGATGATATTATCTTAATCTCAGACAAAGGAACATTAGTACGTACGCCTGTTGAGCATGTTGCCAGTTCTGGACGTAATACGCAGGGTGTGACGCTGATCCGCTTATCAAAAGATGAAAAGTTGGTCGCCATGGCGCGAGTTGAAAATGAAGAAAACGCTAATGAATTAATCGATGCCATGAGAGAAGATGGTACGTTTGAGGTGGAAGGTCAAGAGCAACAAGACATTGATACGGTCACTGGAGACTCAGCAACTACGGATGTCAATGATGCGATTGATATAGCCAATGACTATTCATTGAATGATGATTCGGCAGACGATGACAAATAA